TCTACGTGGACCTGGACCGCCCGCTCTCCAAGGAGGAGCTCGCCCTCTTCAAGGCGCTCATCGAGCGGCGCATGGCGGGTGAGCCCACCCAGTACCTGACCGGGGTGCGCGAGTTCTACAACCGCCCCTTCAAGGTGGACCCGCGCGTGCTCATCCCGCGCCCCGAGACCGAGCTGCTGGTGGAGGCGGCGCTGCACGCGCTGCCCAAGGACGCCCCTGCGCGCGCGCTGGACCTGTGCACGGGCTCGGGCTGCATCGCCATCTCGCTCGCGGCCGAGCGGCCGCAGGCGGAGGTCGTCGCCGTGGACCTCTCCCCGGACGCCTGCGCGCTCGCGCGCGAGAACGCCGAGGCGCTGGGGGTGGGCGCCCGCGTGAGCGTGCTGCACGGGGACCTCTATGCGCCCCTGCCGCCCGCTCCGCGCTTCCGGCTGGTGGTCTCGAACCCGCCCTACGTGGGCACGGGGGAGATTGCGGGCCTGTCGGCGGAGGTGCGGCGCGAGCCGCGCATGGCGCTGGATGGCGGAGCGGACGGGCTGGCGCTCGTGCGCCGGGTCGTGACGGGCGCGCGCAAGTGGCTCGAGCCTGGCGGGCTGCTTGCACTGGAGATCGGGGAGACCCAGGGTGCGGCGCTCCTGGCACTGCTCACCGAGGCGGGCTTCGAGAGCCCGCGCGTGGAGCGCGACCTGGAGCGCCGCGAGCGCATGGCGTTCGGGACACAGCCTGCGGCCGCCGAGCCGCAGCCGAGCTAAAGGATACGCAGACGTGGACAAGATCATCGTGAAGGGCGGCGCGCGGCTGAAGGGCGAGGTGAACGTGTCGGGCGCGAAGAACGCGGCCCTGCCCATCCTCGCCTCGAGCCTGCTCGCGGACGGCACCAGCACCTACCGCAACGTGCCGGAGCTCGCGGACGTGGCCACCATGCTCAAGCTGCTGCGCATCATGGGCTGCGACACGGAGCGGCTCACGGGCGAGCACATCGACCGCTGCCGCGTGGGCGTGCACGGCCCCATCACCCCCGA
This Aggregicoccus sp. 17bor-14 DNA region includes the following protein-coding sequences:
- the prmC gene encoding peptide chain release factor N(5)-glutamine methyltransferase, which encodes MSDIWTVRRVLTWTTGHFEKRHIDSPRLTAEVLLAHVLKVGRVRLYVDLDRPLSKEELALFKALIERRMAGEPTQYLTGVREFYNRPFKVDPRVLIPRPETELLVEAALHALPKDAPARALDLCTGSGCIAISLAAERPQAEVVAVDLSPDACALARENAEALGVGARVSVLHGDLYAPLPPAPRFRLVVSNPPYVGTGEIAGLSAEVRREPRMALDGGADGLALVRRVVTGARKWLEPGGLLALEIGETQGAALLALLTEAGFESPRVERDLERRERMAFGTQPAAAEPQPS